One window of the Sciurus carolinensis chromosome 8, mSciCar1.2, whole genome shotgun sequence genome contains the following:
- the Lep gene encoding leptin: protein MHCGRLCQFLWLWPYLSYVQAVPIQKVQDDTKTLIKTIVTRIHDISHTQSVSSKQRVTGLDFIPGLHPVLSLSKMDQTLAIYQQILTSLPSQNVMQISNDLENLRDLLRLLASSKSCPLPQTSGLETLESLDGVLEASLYSTEVVALSRLQGSLQGMLQQLDLSPRC from the exons ATGCACTGTGGACGCCTGTGCCAGTTCCTGTGGCTTTGGCCCTATCTGTCCTATGTTCAAGCTGTGCCCATCCAAAAAGTCCAGGATGACACCAAAACCCTCATCAAGACTATTGTCACCAGGATCCATGACATTTCACACACG CAGTCAGTGTCCTCCAAACAGAGGGTCACTGGTTTGGACTTCATTCCTGGGCTTCACCCGGTCCTGAGTTTGTCCAAGATGGACCAGACATTGGCAATCTACCAACAGATCCTCACCAGTCTGCCTTCCCAAAATGTGATGCAAATATCTAACGACCTGGAGAACCTCCGGGACCTCCTCCGCCTCCTGGCCTCCTCCAAGAGCTGCCCTCTGCCCCAGACCAGTGGTCTGGAGACTCTAGAGAGCCTGGATGGTGTCCTGGAAGCCTCTCTCTACTCCACGGAGGTGGTGGCTCTGAGCAGGCTGCAGGGGTCTCTACAGGGGATGCTGCAGCAGCTGGACCTCAGCCCCAGGTGCTGA